In Dyadobacter subterraneus, a single genomic region encodes these proteins:
- a CDS encoding arylsulfatase — protein sequence MLQPPVRFNIVRRIFQYCFFALAVSTNLHAQQKNEKPNIVVILADDMGFSDLGSFGSEINTPNLDKLAKEGLKITQFYNSGRCCPSRAALLTGLYPHQAGVGDMVQDKGSPAYQGFLSEHSVTIAQLLKTVGYNTIVSGKWHVGLVPSALAHNRGFDKSFTMQNNGSSYFNSEPIYNDGRKVTFLLNGKPIERQDTSRYLTQAITDFAIKSLDEIKSDPNPFFLYLTYNAPHWPIQALPEDIAKYKGKYLKGWEKLRTERYRKEKQLGIIKNDWQLSEKYDQVPDWEKLTSPEQDFWDMRMAIYAAMIDRMDHEIGNILTKLKELKKDKNTIILFVSDNGGSGDTVKDWNYVTQKNGAQGTVNSIDSYYPPWGNVSNTPFKLFKKSTHEGGIATPFIAWYPGLIKAGTVSDHVGHVIDVMPTCLDLAGVPYPNDFGSKSLTPLEGKSLLNVFKNQSAPEHQALFWEHEGSRAIRKGDWKLVAEINQPWELYNLKSDRSETNNVAAQQPGKVKELEKEFLQWAEKVGVVDWNTIK from the coding sequence ATGTTGCAACCACCCGTTAGATTTAATATCGTCAGAAGGATTTTTCAATACTGTTTTTTCGCGCTTGCTGTATCAACAAATCTACATGCACAGCAAAAAAATGAAAAGCCGAATATCGTCGTCATTCTTGCCGACGATATGGGGTTTTCGGACCTGGGTAGTTTTGGCTCGGAAATCAATACACCTAATCTGGATAAGCTGGCAAAGGAAGGTTTGAAAATAACACAATTTTATAACAGCGGAAGGTGCTGCCCTTCGCGCGCTGCGCTGCTCACGGGACTTTATCCGCATCAGGCTGGTGTTGGCGATATGGTGCAGGATAAAGGATCGCCGGCTTATCAGGGTTTTTTAAGCGAACATAGCGTTACCATTGCCCAGCTTTTGAAAACGGTGGGTTATAATACGATTGTATCCGGAAAATGGCATGTGGGACTTGTGCCATCTGCTTTGGCGCACAACCGTGGTTTTGATAAATCTTTTACGATGCAAAATAACGGAAGCAGTTATTTCAACTCTGAGCCAATTTACAACGATGGAAGAAAAGTGACTTTTCTTTTAAACGGGAAACCTATTGAAAGACAGGATACTTCCAGATATCTGACCCAGGCGATAACCGATTTTGCTATCAAATCACTGGATGAAATTAAATCGGATCCCAATCCTTTTTTCTTGTATCTGACCTATAACGCACCGCACTGGCCAATCCAGGCATTGCCGGAAGATATCGCAAAATATAAAGGAAAATATCTCAAAGGTTGGGAAAAATTAAGAACTGAACGCTATCGAAAAGAAAAGCAACTTGGAATTATTAAAAACGACTGGCAGCTTTCAGAAAAGTATGACCAGGTTCCGGATTGGGAAAAATTAACTTCTCCCGAACAGGATTTTTGGGATATGCGCATGGCGATTTACGCCGCCATGATTGACCGGATGGATCATGAAATCGGAAATATTCTCACAAAACTTAAAGAACTAAAAAAGGATAAAAACACAATAATTCTTTTCGTTTCTGATAACGGCGGAAGTGGTGATACGGTGAAAGACTGGAATTATGTCACACAGAAAAATGGCGCTCAGGGTACAGTTAATTCTATTGATAGTTATTATCCGCCTTGGGGAAATGTCAGTAATACGCCCTTCAAATTATTCAAAAAGAGTACACATGAAGGAGGAATCGCCACGCCGTTTATTGCATGGTATCCCGGCCTGATAAAAGCAGGAACGGTGAGTGATCATGTCGGTCACGTTATTGATGTCATGCCGACTTGTCTGGATCTGGCCGGAGTTCCATATCCCAACGATTTCGGCTCCAAAAGCCTGACGCCCCTGGAAGGAAAAAGTCTTTTGAATGTTTTTAAAAATCAATCCGCACCGGAACATCAGGCGCTTTTCTGGGAGCATGAAGGAAGTCGCGCGATCCGAAAAGGTGACTGGAAACTGGTGGCTGAAATTAACCAGCCCTGGGAACTTTACAATTTGAAATCAGACAGGTCTGAAACAAATAATGTTGCCGCACAACAACCGGGAAAAGTGAAGGAACTGGAAAAAGAATTTCTTCAATGGGCTGAGAAAGTCGGCGTTGTCGATTGGAATACGATCAAATGA
- a CDS encoding arylsulfatase — protein sequence MKNLSFPVKTLALAAMAWMGAGQLVNAQYTPAQPYKGKIGKTVKETTESWPERKKAAKGAPNVVWILLDDVGYGAISTFGGLINMPNLDSLANNGLRYTNFHTTAICAPTRASLLTGRNSHSVHMGLFPETAIGTPGYDSQMPFEKATVAEILKENGYNTFALGKWHITPLVDLTPAGPFNRWPTGRGFEQFYGFPSRGSIDQWHPEMWEGIHRIKDQQDGKHFNELIADKAISYVSGQGSGGSEKPFFLYIATGAGHAPHQVAKEWSDKYKGKFDDGWDAYREKVLANQIRLGVVPKNAKIPPRNPGVKDWNTLSAGEKKLYARFMENYAGFLEYTDHEIGRVINHLKESGQLENTLVFVSVGDNGASKEGTFVGTVNNYGTGITEDERLKKNIENIDLIGSEFSKVNYPLGWAAATNVPFRHWKSDANSEGGTHNPLIVFYPKGIKEKGGIRNQYGHVSDILPTTLELINAKVPETINGYKQEPFEGTSLAYSLNDASAKDRHLVQYYEIRGSRSIYKDGWKAGSLHKKGTEFSEDIWELYNVKEDFNEINDVAAQNPAKLKELRALFDSEATKYNVFPLKDGTEPFVLPTAYKDADRVILYPGQSTIVDVGGPFAIKKSFSIIADVELPGVETEGVLLSRGGFEGGLSFFVQNQKLNLVYAVGDGTKYVITSEKATLPTGKVQLRADVKYDQAGSGVVSLFANNNKIGESKIEKTTGAVYLHEGINVGIDDLTPVADTYKVPFAFTGKINKVVIEYNPGQAANLK from the coding sequence ATGAAAAATTTATCCTTCCCCGTTAAAACGCTGGCACTTGCGGCCATGGCCTGGATGGGGGCCGGCCAACTGGTTAATGCGCAGTATACACCTGCGCAACCATACAAAGGAAAAATTGGCAAAACCGTAAAAGAAACAACAGAGTCCTGGCCGGAACGTAAAAAAGCGGCTAAGGGCGCTCCAAATGTTGTCTGGATTTTGCTGGACGATGTTGGTTATGGCGCTATCAGTACTTTCGGTGGTTTGATCAATATGCCAAACCTGGATAGTCTGGCTAACAATGGTTTACGTTATACTAATTTCCATACAACTGCTATTTGTGCGCCAACCCGTGCCTCTTTGCTTACTGGCCGGAATTCTCATTCGGTACACATGGGGCTTTTCCCTGAAACTGCTATCGGAACGCCGGGTTATGATTCTCAAATGCCTTTTGAAAAAGCAACGGTTGCCGAAATCCTGAAAGAAAATGGCTACAACACTTTTGCTTTGGGTAAATGGCATATCACACCGCTCGTTGATCTGACTCCTGCCGGTCCGTTTAACCGCTGGCCAACCGGAAGAGGTTTTGAACAGTTTTACGGTTTTCCGTCACGTGGCAGTATTGATCAGTGGCATCCTGAAATGTGGGAAGGAATTCATCGGATAAAAGATCAGCAGGATGGAAAACATTTTAACGAATTGATTGCTGATAAGGCGATTAGTTATGTTTCCGGACAAGGTTCCGGAGGTTCTGAAAAACCGTTCTTTTTGTATATAGCAACCGGCGCTGGTCATGCACCACACCAGGTTGCCAAAGAATGGTCTGATAAATACAAAGGTAAATTTGATGATGGCTGGGACGCTTACCGTGAAAAAGTTTTAGCAAATCAGATCCGGTTGGGTGTTGTTCCGAAAAACGCAAAAATTCCCCCAAGAAACCCGGGCGTTAAGGATTGGAATACCTTATCTGCCGGAGAGAAAAAACTTTACGCCCGTTTCATGGAAAATTATGCAGGATTTCTTGAATATACGGATCATGAAATCGGCCGTGTAATAAACCATTTAAAAGAATCCGGTCAGCTTGAAAATACATTGGTTTTTGTTTCTGTCGGCGATAATGGTGCGAGTAAGGAAGGGACTTTTGTGGGGACCGTTAACAATTATGGAACCGGCATCACAGAAGACGAACGCCTGAAAAAGAATATTGAAAACATCGACCTGATCGGCTCGGAATTTTCGAAAGTGAATTATCCGCTTGGCTGGGCAGCTGCTACCAATGTACCTTTCCGTCACTGGAAATCAGATGCAAATTCAGAAGGAGGAACGCACAATCCGCTTATCGTTTTTTACCCAAAAGGAATCAAGGAGAAGGGAGGAATTCGGAATCAATATGGTCATGTCAGTGATATTTTGCCAACAACTCTGGAACTGATCAATGCCAAAGTTCCCGAAACAATTAACGGCTATAAACAGGAACCCTTTGAAGGCACAAGTCTGGCTTACAGCTTGAATGACGCATCGGCAAAAGACCGTCACTTGGTTCAGTATTACGAAATCCGCGGTTCACGTTCCATTTATAAGGACGGCTGGAAAGCAGGTTCTCTACATAAAAAAGGAACAGAATTCAGTGAAGATATCTGGGAGCTGTATAACGTAAAAGAAGATTTTAACGAAATCAACGATGTAGCCGCTCAAAATCCGGCCAAACTAAAAGAACTTCGTGCTTTGTTTGATTCAGAAGCTACAAAATATAATGTTTTCCCGCTCAAAGACGGTACCGAGCCATTCGTATTACCGACAGCTTACAAGGATGCCGACCGCGTGATTTTATATCCGGGACAATCTACCATTGTGGACGTTGGCGGACCATTTGCCATCAAAAAATCATTCAGTATTATTGCCGACGTGGAATTGCCGGGAGTAGAAACCGAAGGTGTTTTGCTATCTCGCGGGGGCTTTGAAGGCGGTTTAAGTTTCTTTGTGCAAAACCAGAAACTGAATCTTGTGTACGCCGTTGGAGACGGAACAAAATATGTGATTACTTCCGAAAAAGCCACATTGCCGACAGGGAAAGTTCAGCTTCGCGCCGATGTCAAATATGATCAGGCTGGCTCCGGAGTTGTAAGTCTATTTGCCAATAACAACAAAATAGGAGAGTCGAAAATCGAGAAAACCACGGGAGCCGTTTATCTGCATGAAGGGATCAACGTAGGAATTGATGACCTGACACCAGTTGCGGATACTTATAAAGTTCCGTTTGCCTTTACAGGTAAAATTAACAAAGTGGTGATTGAATATAATCCTGGTCAGGCAGCAAATCTGAAATAA
- a CDS encoding arylsulfatase, giving the protein MQKNIKSVFALILFLCFQNRSFAQKKPNIIVILADDMGYSDLGCYGGEIPTPNLDNLAQNGLRLTSFYNGARCCPTRAALLTGIYSHQAGIGHMMEDKGVDHPAYRAQINNNSVTIAEVMKDAGYFTAMTGKWHVGQPHGTVPWKRGFDRSLNAPAGGFYYGAGKGAKLFLDGEELANNSEKLPKEWYTTDLWTDFGLRFIDEGIAAKKPFLLYLAHNAPHFPLQAPQEDIDKFKGKYLKGYEKLRQERYEKQIKLGLIDPSWKLPPANPNIPKWETLSQADKEKYDHMMAIYAAVIYRLDKSVGDLVAGLKKRGVFDDTVIMFVSDNGGNAEPGIEGKFEGEKPGSAESAVFIGQGWAEAACTPFWAYKHHTHEGGISSPGIISWPAGIPASRNGKFEKQPAHITDIMATLVDLGDAKYPVTYHGNTIQPLEGTSLKPLLSGKSINRKNPIFWEHEGNRAIRDGKWKLVAERPEQWQLYDIEKDRTELVDLAAKYPDVVKDLTAKYNVWFKRVHAEPYDQNFKWFYDYDKAKKEAAFLK; this is encoded by the coding sequence ATGCAAAAAAACATCAAATCAGTTTTTGCGCTGATCCTTTTTCTTTGCTTTCAAAATAGAAGTTTTGCCCAGAAAAAGCCGAATATTATCGTCATTCTTGCCGATGATATGGGCTATTCAGATTTGGGTTGTTATGGCGGTGAAATTCCAACGCCAAATCTGGACAATCTGGCTCAAAATGGTTTACGCTTGACCAGTTTTTACAACGGCGCCCGCTGCTGCCCGACGCGTGCAGCGCTGCTTACAGGAATTTACAGTCACCAAGCTGGTATTGGGCATATGATGGAAGACAAAGGAGTTGACCATCCTGCATATCGCGCCCAGATTAATAATAACAGCGTAACGATTGCTGAGGTGATGAAAGATGCCGGATATTTTACAGCGATGACCGGCAAATGGCACGTTGGACAACCTCACGGAACTGTGCCCTGGAAACGTGGTTTCGACAGATCTTTAAATGCTCCGGCAGGTGGATTTTACTATGGAGCAGGAAAAGGCGCGAAACTTTTCCTTGACGGAGAAGAGCTTGCCAATAATTCAGAAAAACTTCCGAAAGAATGGTACACAACAGACTTATGGACAGATTTTGGACTTCGTTTTATCGATGAAGGAATTGCTGCTAAAAAGCCATTTTTGTTATATCTGGCCCATAACGCACCGCATTTTCCATTACAGGCACCACAGGAGGATATTGATAAATTCAAAGGTAAATATCTGAAAGGTTATGAAAAGCTGCGCCAGGAAAGATATGAAAAACAGATCAAATTGGGCCTGATCGATCCTTCATGGAAATTGCCGCCAGCAAATCCGAATATTCCAAAATGGGAAACTTTGAGCCAGGCTGATAAAGAAAAATACGACCATATGATGGCGATTTATGCCGCTGTAATTTATCGTCTTGATAAAAGTGTGGGCGATCTTGTAGCCGGTTTGAAAAAAAGAGGTGTTTTTGATGATACGGTTATTATGTTCGTTTCCGACAATGGTGGAAATGCTGAGCCCGGTATTGAAGGGAAATTTGAAGGTGAAAAACCAGGTTCGGCTGAATCAGCGGTATTCATTGGACAAGGTTGGGCGGAAGCAGCTTGTACACCTTTCTGGGCATACAAGCATCATACGCATGAAGGCGGGATTTCTTCTCCCGGAATCATTTCCTGGCCTGCCGGAATTCCTGCAAGTCGCAATGGAAAGTTTGAAAAACAACCTGCTCATATCACCGATATTATGGCGACACTCGTAGATTTGGGTGACGCAAAATATCCGGTGACTTACCACGGAAATACCATTCAGCCATTGGAAGGTACAAGTTTAAAACCGTTATTATCGGGTAAATCAATCAACCGGAAAAACCCGATTTTCTGGGAACATGAGGGCAACCGCGCCATTCGTGACGGGAAATGGAAACTGGTAGCAGAACGTCCGGAACAATGGCAATTGTATGATATTGAAAAAGACAGAACAGAACTTGTTGATCTTGCTGCCAAATATCCTGATGTGGTAAAAGATTTGACCGCAAAATATAACGTTTGGTTTAAGCGCGTCCATGCTGAGCCATATGACCAGAATTTTAAATGGTTTTATGATTATGATAAAGCAAAAAAGGAAGCAGCTTTTTTGAAATAA
- a CDS encoding sulfatase-like hydrolase/transferase, whose protein sequence is MKKIILSVSLIFCVFSTKAQTQQDKPNILWIVSEDNIPMIGAYGDQFSTTPNLDAFAKESILYKNAFSTAPVCAPSRNTLITGMYPPSLGTEHMRSTYPVPSYVKFFPRYLREAGYYTTNNSKKDYNTTDQLEAWDESSDKATYKNRKEGQPFFAVFNLNTTHESSLFEPLPKLKHDPEKVPLPPYHPHTPEMKHDWAQYYDKIETMDGQFGKLLSELKEAGLAENTIVFYYGDNGGVLARSKRFMYESGLHVPLIIHLPKKYEKLASVVPGTKTDRLVTFLDFAPTILSLVGIKIPDYMQGEAFLGTQQKAEHQYAYGFRGRMDERIDLSRAVRDKKFRYIRNYLPHKIYGQYLEYLWRAPSVKSWEDEYKAGKLNAVQSKFWQEKPAEELFDIEADPHNIKNLVDDPKYAKDLARLRKANEDWLIKTEDVGFIPEAILSEIAATTPLRDYAKSGKYNLKHILETADWASSRKPVYTNDLIKRLSDPDPSVRYWAATGLIILKAKTGKDALIKSTKDSEAAVRIAAAEALYYIGEKDLSIKTLTEALTVKNIQARVQALNALSNIGPDAAPALESAKTLVKEVPGMMDYDSRAAKDFVTRFGKK, encoded by the coding sequence ATGAAAAAAATAATTTTATCGGTCAGTCTCATATTTTGTGTTTTTTCAACCAAAGCACAAACCCAGCAAGATAAGCCGAATATTCTCTGGATTGTCAGCGAAGATAATATTCCGATGATCGGTGCTTATGGTGACCAGTTTTCCACGACGCCGAATCTGGATGCTTTTGCAAAAGAAAGTATTCTTTATAAAAATGCTTTTTCAACAGCACCCGTTTGCGCGCCTTCACGCAATACATTGATCACAGGTATGTATCCGCCGTCGCTTGGAACCGAGCATATGCGTAGTACTTATCCGGTCCCATCTTATGTAAAATTCTTTCCAAGATATTTGCGGGAGGCAGGTTATTACACGACCAATAATTCCAAAAAGGATTACAATACAACCGATCAGCTCGAAGCCTGGGACGAATCCAGTGACAAGGCAACATATAAAAACCGTAAAGAAGGCCAGCCATTTTTTGCCGTTTTCAATTTGAATACTACGCATGAAAGTTCATTATTCGAGCCGCTTCCAAAACTTAAACATGATCCTGAAAAAGTGCCGCTTCCGCCATATCATCCGCATACGCCGGAAATGAAACATGACTGGGCGCAGTATTATGACAAAATTGAAACGATGGATGGTCAGTTTGGCAAACTTTTAAGTGAATTGAAAGAAGCCGGATTGGCAGAAAACACCATCGTTTTTTATTATGGTGATAATGGCGGAGTTCTTGCAAGAAGTAAAAGGTTTATGTATGAATCTGGTTTGCACGTGCCTTTGATTATTCATTTGCCCAAAAAATATGAAAAACTGGCTTCTGTTGTGCCTGGTACAAAAACGGATCGTCTGGTTACTTTCCTTGATTTTGCTCCAACGATTTTGAGTCTGGTTGGAATAAAAATTCCTGATTACATGCAGGGAGAAGCATTTTTGGGAACGCAGCAGAAAGCAGAACATCAGTATGCCTACGGTTTTCGTGGACGTATGGATGAGCGAATCGATCTTTCAAGGGCGGTGCGTGACAAAAAATTCAGATACATCCGCAATTACTTGCCGCACAAGATTTACGGACAGTATCTCGAATATTTATGGCGCGCACCTTCTGTGAAATCCTGGGAAGATGAATACAAAGCCGGAAAGCTGAATGCTGTCCAGTCCAAATTCTGGCAGGAAAAACCGGCTGAGGAATTATTTGATATAGAAGCAGACCCGCATAACATAAAAAACCTGGTTGACGATCCGAAATATGCAAAAGATTTGGCCCGATTAAGAAAAGCAAATGAGGACTGGCTGATAAAAACGGAAGATGTAGGTTTTATTCCCGAGGCCATTTTGTCCGAAATCGCTGCCACGACGCCTTTACGGGATTATGCTAAAAGCGGAAAATATAATCTTAAACATATTCTGGAAACGGCCGATTGGGCTTCTTCCCGCAAACCGGTTTACACCAATGACCTGATCAAAAGATTATCTGATCCGGATCCTTCGGTGCGATACTGGGCAGCTACGGGACTTATTATTTTAAAAGCAAAAACTGGAAAGGATGCATTGATCAAGTCAACAAAAGATTCCGAAGCTGCTGTAAGGATTGCTGCGGCGGAAGCTTTGTATTACATCGGAGAAAAAGATTTGTCGATTAAAACCTTAACCGAAGCGTTAACGGTAAAAAATATACAAGCTCGCGTTCAGGCGCTCAATGCTTTAAGTAACATCGGTCCCGACGCAGCACCGGCGCTAGAAAGTGCAAAAACACTGGTTAAGGAAGTCCCCGGTATGATGGACTACGATTCCAGAGCGGCTAAGGATTTTGTTACCAGGTTTGGCAAGAAATAA
- a CDS encoding thioredoxin domain-containing protein, translated as MKKLRLLSLALLALLLQTVAFAQTQPRKDLLTFEQFEAKLKAAGKDAQILDARLPEEYQQNHLEGAVSFNIANKADFDKESAKLNKDKPVFIYSIGNGRSSVLAKDLRGIGFKDVTEIPGGLSKWIGLGKPVISTVGKGLNREEYTASLKSDKLVLVDFGSRYCGSCKKLAPIVDSIKNEQASSLKVIKIEAYENKDLVKELGVVSLPTLVLYKNNEVIWKKTGVTPKKEIEKALAGQTL; from the coding sequence ATGAAAAAACTTAGACTATTATCGCTTGCACTTCTTGCGCTTTTACTACAAACCGTTGCCTTCGCCCAAACCCAACCAAGAAAAGATCTTCTGACTTTCGAGCAGTTTGAGGCGAAACTGAAAGCCGCCGGAAAGGATGCCCAGATTCTTGATGCACGTTTGCCGGAAGAATATCAACAAAATCATTTGGAAGGCGCCGTTAGCTTTAATATTGCGAACAAAGCCGATTTTGATAAGGAAAGTGCGAAATTGAATAAGGATAAACCAGTATTTATTTATTCAATCGGAAATGGTCGAAGCAGTGTTTTGGCCAAAGATTTAAGAGGCATCGGGTTTAAAGATGTAACAGAAATCCCGGGCGGTTTAAGCAAATGGATAGGTTTAGGAAAACCTGTTATCTCAACAGTTGGCAAAGGATTAAATCGTGAAGAATACACAGCTTCACTAAAAAGCGATAAACTGGTATTGGTTGATTTCGGATCACGTTACTGCGGATCTTGCAAGAAACTTGCACCCATAGTGGATTCAATTAAAAATGAACAGGCAAGCAGCCTTAAAGTAATAAAAATTGAGGCTTACGAAAACAAGGATCTGGTTAAAGAGCTTGGTGTAGTTTCACTTCCGACTTTGGTTTTATACAAAAACAACGAAGTTATCTGGAAGAAAACAGGAGTAACCCCTAAAAAAGAAATCGAAAAAGCCTTAGCTGGTCAAACGCTGTAA